The Sphingobacterium bambusae genome includes a window with the following:
- a CDS encoding family 20 glycosylhydrolase, translated as MKIKNKICTTIASLCFAGVGCAAYGQVAQSPISLHWRKAASYNGKDNLELNLVLKNTGTQVVDLKNADLWFNAIFPIDERQATSYTLSDENGNLFRIRFADNVQIQPQDSLQLSYASKYPILNVSNVPNGFYLQDRSNPDVVSPLSLHATAIKPDANEQTLYWAKLYDKNASRQVSTARKPVLPTPKSIKEQQGQLVLEGAISYWVDPAFQSEMSNLQTFATMFGQLTFIGAEEKKAKVQVKKATGYGKEAYALRVNKDGVLIEASEGAGVFYALQSLRSLIAPKAFDSGALTLPLVDIKDEPRYAYRGFMLDISRNFKDKATILKYIDLLSHYKINTFHFHFIDDEGWRIEIAALPELTAVGANRTAAFGITGSGIQPSYGSGSGATSGHFLSRQDFIEILRYANQRHITVVPEIETPGHARASIKAMEARYQSFLAKGDRKEAEKYLLHDFEDQSVYSSAQYWNDNVMNVALPSVYTFIGVVLDEFKSMYAAAGLTLQKVSLGGDEVPNGSWEKSPKIKQLMDSTGMKSVYEVWPYYIAKVNKLCQEKGLQLAGWEEMGMVNKGKGMEVNQELASANIQLDVWNNLVGGGQEDLAYRLANAGYPTVYISANNNYFDMAWDTNFEEPGLKWASYADLYQSYTFLPENFFASIGHSVNGAKFEKGHFNAKKRLNEKGKSNLLGVKGGLWAETVVTGDRLDYMVFPRLFSLAERAWAQRKAYEDDAKFDVNTFNKDYSEFLNKVSQVELPKIAKTVKFRLPAVGVKEINGKLHANVEYAGFPIYYSTDGTVPTLSSLRYNAPIELKAGQVYSFVVLDADGRQGTVSVIQK; from the coding sequence ATGAAAATAAAAAATAAAATATGCACAACAATCGCTTCGCTGTGTTTTGCGGGTGTTGGTTGTGCTGCTTACGGTCAGGTTGCGCAATCCCCAATATCGCTGCACTGGCGTAAAGCCGCATCCTACAATGGAAAGGATAATCTGGAGCTGAACTTGGTATTAAAGAACACAGGAACGCAGGTTGTTGATCTGAAAAATGCAGACCTTTGGTTCAACGCAATATTTCCCATTGACGAGCGCCAGGCAACCAGCTATACGCTGAGTGATGAAAACGGAAACCTGTTCCGCATCCGCTTCGCGGACAATGTGCAGATACAACCGCAGGATTCCCTGCAACTTTCCTATGCGTCGAAGTATCCCATCTTGAACGTGTCTAATGTGCCCAATGGCTTCTATTTGCAGGATCGATCCAATCCGGATGTCGTGAGTCCGCTATCGTTGCATGCCACGGCAATTAAACCGGATGCGAACGAACAAACGCTATATTGGGCTAAGTTGTATGATAAGAACGCATCCCGTCAGGTATCCACAGCGCGCAAACCGGTGTTGCCTACGCCTAAATCGATCAAGGAGCAGCAGGGGCAGCTTGTGTTAGAGGGGGCAATTTCCTACTGGGTGGATCCGGCTTTCCAGTCGGAGATGAGCAATCTGCAGACATTCGCAACCATGTTTGGGCAGCTTACTTTCATTGGCGCTGAAGAGAAAAAGGCCAAGGTTCAAGTGAAAAAAGCTACGGGCTATGGTAAAGAAGCATATGCACTACGCGTGAACAAGGATGGCGTGCTGATCGAAGCCAGTGAAGGGGCAGGGGTATTTTATGCCCTACAATCGCTACGTTCCCTTATTGCACCCAAGGCGTTTGATAGCGGTGCCTTAACGCTACCTTTGGTCGATATCAAAGATGAACCGCGTTATGCCTATCGGGGATTTATGTTGGATATCTCCCGTAACTTTAAGGATAAGGCCACCATATTAAAGTACATCGACCTCCTATCGCATTATAAGATTAATACGTTTCATTTTCATTTTATCGATGATGAAGGTTGGCGTATAGAAATCGCTGCATTGCCCGAATTAACCGCGGTAGGAGCCAATCGTACTGCCGCATTCGGTATCACAGGAAGCGGTATTCAACCTTCGTATGGTTCTGGTTCAGGTGCTACATCCGGACATTTTCTATCCCGCCAGGATTTTATCGAAATTCTTCGTTACGCTAATCAAAGGCACATCACGGTGGTGCCCGAGATCGAAACACCAGGGCATGCCCGTGCCTCGATCAAGGCGATGGAAGCGCGCTACCAGAGTTTCTTGGCAAAAGGAGACAGGAAAGAGGCCGAGAAGTATCTATTGCACGATTTTGAAGATCAATCCGTATACAGCTCGGCCCAATACTGGAACGACAATGTGATGAACGTGGCGCTACCTTCCGTATATACTTTTATTGGCGTCGTGTTGGATGAATTTAAAAGCATGTATGCCGCAGCAGGGCTGACACTTCAGAAGGTCTCCCTAGGCGGTGATGAGGTGCCTAACGGCTCTTGGGAGAAATCGCCTAAGATTAAACAATTGATGGACAGTACGGGCATGAAATCGGTGTATGAAGTCTGGCCTTACTACATTGCGAAAGTAAATAAGCTTTGCCAAGAAAAAGGATTGCAGCTTGCGGGATGGGAAGAGATGGGTATGGTGAACAAGGGCAAGGGCATGGAAGTGAACCAAGAACTAGCCTCGGCCAATATACAATTGGATGTGTGGAACAACCTGGTTGGCGGAGGGCAGGAAGATTTGGCTTATCGACTGGCCAACGCGGGCTACCCCACGGTTTACATCAGTGCAAACAACAATTATTTTGATATGGCGTGGGATACGAATTTTGAGGAACCCGGACTCAAATGGGCTTCTTATGCCGATCTGTATCAGTCGTACACCTTTTTGCCAGAAAATTTCTTTGCATCCATTGGGCATAGTGTAAATGGTGCTAAATTCGAGAAAGGGCATTTTAATGCCAAGAAACGCTTAAACGAGAAGGGCAAATCTAACCTTTTAGGTGTAAAAGGAGGACTATGGGCCGAAACGGTGGTGACGGGCGACCGGCTGGACTATATGGTCTTTCCGCGTTTGTTTTCGCTGGCCGAACGTGCCTGGGCGCAGCGGAAAGCTTATGAAGATGATGCCAAATTTGATGTCAATACGTTTAACAAGGACTATAGTGAGTTTTTGAACAAGGTTAGCCAAGTGGAGCTACCAAAGATAGCGAAGACGGTTAAGTTTAGGTTGCCGGCGGTAGGCGTAAAGGAAATCAATGGCAAATTACACGCTAATGTGGAGTATGCTGGATTTCCGATTTACTACAGCACAGACGGCACGGTTCCTACCCTCAGCAGCTTACGCTACAACGCACCAATCGAGCTAAAAGCAGGTCAGGTGTATAGCTTTGTGGTATTGGACGCCGATGGCCGTCAAGGAACGGTTTCCGTTATTCAGAAATAG